The following is a genomic window from Mesotoga sp. UBA6090.
CGGCAAGCGCTTGTAAAGGAGTAAGACCGACGATTTCGGAGCCAACGATCGGAACACCGTATCTCTCTGCTTCTGACTTTATTACTTCAAAAACCCTAAAGAGAGGCGTCTTTTTGTAGTTCGTCATGTTCATCGAAATCTGAACAATGTCTCTGTCCTCTAGTCTGAACCCAAGAGCTTTCACGTAGCGAAATCCTCCGCTTATATGCCTTACTGATCTAGAAATTCTGTCTGCAATCTCGATCTTATCAGTTCCCAAATTAACGTTGAAAGCAATCAAGTATTCTCTGCAACCTATAGCGACCACTCCCGCAGACGGATGAATCTCTGAAGGACCAAAGTCGGGTTTCCACTGCGCGCTTTCAATCTTCGAAGCAAAATTCTCAAATTCCCCTTTTCTGATGTTTGAAAGACTTACCCGTTCAGGTAGAGATGCAGAATCCTCGTACAGGTAAACGGGGATCTTAAGTTCCTCTCCTACTTTCTTTCCAAGTTTCTTTGAAAGCGTAACACAATCTTCTTTCGTCGTATTCATGACTGGGACGAGAGGAATAACATCGGTTGCACCCATTCTTGGATGTTCACCGGAGTGGTTTCTTAAATCGATTAACTCCTCCGCCTTTTGAGTCATGTTGAACAACGCAATCTCTACTGCTTCAGGTTCTCCAGTTATGGTAACTACAGAACGATTGTGATCTGGATCACTTGAATAATCAAGAACCCAAACGTTGTTTACCTTCCTGGCTTCCTCAACAATCTGCTCAACTACGTCCAGTCTTCTACCCTCACTGAAATTTGGCACTGATTCTATGAGTCTCATTAGTACCCCCTCACAATCTACGACTCTCTACGTTCTTTGTCATATTCAACCCCTTCAGTTGTGTAACTATGAACTATTCCTAACTCGAGAGCAAATATCATCGACGATGATCCGCCGTAACTTACAAAAGGCAACGGGATCCCAGTAACCGGCAGGAGTCCCAGATTCATTCCTACATTTTGAACCACGTGAAAGGCAAAAACTGCGAATATTCCGCTAAGAACTATTCTACCAAACTCGCTTCCGGTTTTTCTTGTGATCGACCAAATCCTCCACATCAGGAGCAAATACAAAGCTAGCAGCGAGACGGCTCCGATGAAGCCCCACTCCTCACCCAAAACCGAGAAGATGAAGTCGGTGTGATCTGCTGGAACGTACCCGAACCTGTTCATAGTTCCCTGAAGCATTCCGGTGCCCTCGAGACCGCCGGAGCCAATTGCCCTGATTGCCTGTATTGTATTATAAGCTGCCCCGGAGGCGTACTCCTCGGGATGAAGGAAGCTCAACAGTCTGTCTCGCTGGTAAGGTTTGAGGCCGAACATAAAGACTATTGGCACCAGCAAAGCGATAAGAGCGGTCATTGCAATCATTAGCTTATCGTATTTCTTACTGACTAAAGTCATGAAATACCAAATGACCATAACGATAATAGTCGTTCCCAGGTCGGGCTCCAGATAGATCAGCCCAACGAAGGCACCAGTAACGAGCACACCCAGAAAGAAAAGTCCATACTTGCTCTTCCCTTCTCTGGAGTAAATATATCCAAGGAAGATTATTACGGAGAATTTTGCGAGCTCAGATGGTTGAAAACTGGCAATGCCAAGGTCTATCCATCTTCGAGAACCTTCAACCGGAGCCAGGTATAGAACTGCGCCCAATGTGACAACAGAGAGAAACACCAACAGAAAGGAAATACTCTTCCAAAAACCTCTCTTGACTACGTAGGCAGTAAAAACGAAAACCGCGCAAGAGAGCAGAACCCATACTAGTTGCCTGCCGAACAGGTACTCCTCTCTATCACCAAAAGTGGCACTGTACAGCACTATGAGACCAAATATCATCAGAGAAACCATAATTGCCGGAAGCAAGAACTCAACTCTGCGCTTCATATACTCTCCTCTCAGTTCAATATGATTATATAACTTCTGAATCTCCTTACGCATTACAGCCTTCATTTGGCTATAACGGTAGATATGTAGTCTTTGGGTTCACTTTGTCTTGAAGGCCAACAAAAATGTATAATCGAACCGGAGACGTCTCATTGATTCAAGATACTCCACGAGAGGAAGAGACCGAAGCTGGACAAGCAGATGATCTAGAAGGAGAAGTGAGGTTATTATGAATGTGAGAGAGATTGCTGAATCAAAGGATAAAAGGAAGCTTTCCATGGTTTCCGCATACAGTTACTTCGAAGCGAAATTCGCCGAAGAGGCGGGGATAGACATAATAGTGGTTGGAGATTCTCTAGGAACTCTTGTTATGGGGAAGAGGGATACCCTATCTGTTACGATGGACGAAATGATCTGGTCTCTAAAATCAGTTCGCCGAGGTTCAAAGAACGGATTTATTGTTGCAGATTTGCCCTTCGGTTCCTATCAGTGTTCTACAGAAAGAGCCGTTGAGAACGTCGTGGCTTTTTTGAGGCATGGAGCAAACGCAGTGAAGATTGAGGGCGGGTTCGAAACGGCCGATCTAATAAAGTATCTGGTAGACAGAGGTTTCCCCATAATGGGCCACATTGGCATCACTCCTCAGCATGCCAGTTTGGTTGGGGAGTACCACGTTCAGGGAAGAGACGAAAAGAGTATAAAAAGGTTAATTGAATCTGTAAACGATCTTGAAGAAGCCGGAGTCTTTGCCATACTTCTCGAAATGGTCGTTGAAGATGTAGCAAAGAGGCTAACGGAGGATACTTCTGTACCTACCATCGGTCTCGGGTCAGGGCGATATTGTGACGGGCAGTTTCTTAGATGGCATGATCTTCTGGGAATCAACGACGAATCGAGACCAAGATACGTTAAGAGATTTGCAGACCTGAAATCGGAGATAATCGAGGCCCTCTCGAATTTCGATAAAGAGGTTAAGTCAGGTACCTTCCCCGACGAAAAGAATGCCTTTGAGGGCGCCGAAGAAATCTGATGCTCCTTGACATTTCTTAACTGTCTGGAGAGGCAGGCCCTAATATGATGGTTGGAGAGAACGTGATTTCTTTCTCTGAGATAGACTCCACAAATCGATTCGCTGTTGATAACCTGGACAGGCTTCCTTCAGGCACAGTAGTCTGGGCTCTAGCGCAGACGGATGGTTACGGGAGGCACAAACGAGTTTGGCACTCGAGCAGAGGCGGATTGTGGTTCTCGATAGTCTTCAAACCAACATTGATTAGGGAACCAAATGAATATACGAAGATTGCTTCCGTCGCTATTGCTGAAACTCTTCTCCAGCTTGATTTCAAATCTGTAAGGATCAAGTGGCCAAATGATGTTCTGATCGACAACAGGAAAGTCGCCGGAGTTCTCACCGAGGCGGTATTCACGGGCAGATCGCTTAATGCCATCGTAGTAGGTATGGGCATCAACGTCAACAATGAAATGCCCGATGAAATTAAGCAAACCGGCATAAGCTTAAGTGCCGTGAAAGGAGATCACATATCACTTGAATCGCTTCTAGACAGGCTTCTTAAGAGAATAGAGTTTCTCAGAAAGACCTACCTTATCAGAGGAAAAAGCAGATATCTCACAAGACGCTGGAAGAAATACCTCGCTTTTGCGGAGAACGATAAGATAACTGTATCCCTACACAAGGACGACAAAGTCACTGGTATAATTAAGAGCATTACTCCTTCATCATTGTTGATCGAACAAGAAAGCGGGACAGTCATAGAAATCAAGTCAGGGGAGGTCATTCTCTAATCTCCTGAACAACCTTCGACCCGAAATCTTCAGTCACCTTCACAATTAGCGTTCTGTTTGAAAACCTTATAGAGACGATATCATAGGGTCTGACTTCAGAAGATGGTTTTGCCGGAGTATTGTTTCTTAATACGTAACCCTTTTCAATCGCTCTTTTTGCAACCACTCTTCGTTTAATAATTCCATTTGCTTTCAAGTATTTGTCTATCCGCAAGCCGAATCTCCTATGAGTATACACTTGACTAACTTACTCGAAATAGGTATAATTATGTCATCGAGATGTTCTTGCCCCCGCCACTCCGCTAGGTGCAGGGGCACTTTTTTTACATGATCACTATTAAACTTCTCACTCCACCCGTCTCTTCCAAATATTGGCTGTTTAGAAGAACTCCGCTTTCAATTTCGAGACCCATAAGACCTGTCAAAATGTACCCGGAATCGACAAATAACCTGGCAAATCCCTCCATTCCTGCGAAACCCAGAAGCTTGTTATATGTAACCAATTCGGAGACAATTACTCCTTTCTGAAGCGCCTCATTGGTTCCAGTCTGATTCTTTGATGAAACGTATAGCCATCCGTCCTGGATCCAGATATACTGCCCTTCCACTAATAGGCTGTCGTTGGAAACCAACACTTTTAGATTCGGTTCTGCCTCCTCTATCATGGACTTAATTTTATCTAATGTGCCTCTGTAGGAGGCTCTCACAACGTAGGAGTAGCCAGCTGAGTCTGTACTTTCAGTTGTCATTCCCCCTGTACCCATTAGACTTGCAAAGATATCATCTACCGAGATATTGGCATCGATCATGATTTCGCCGTTCATATCTTCGGACA
Proteins encoded in this region:
- the ftcD gene encoding glutamate formimidoyltransferase, translated to MRLIESVPNFSEGRRLDVVEQIVEEARKVNNVWVLDYSSDPDHNRSVVTITGEPEAVEIALFNMTQKAEELIDLRNHSGEHPRMGATDVIPLVPVMNTTKEDCVTLSKKLGKKVGEELKIPVYLYEDSASLPERVSLSNIRKGEFENFASKIESAQWKPDFGPSEIHPSAGVVAIGCREYLIAFNVNLGTDKIEIADRISRSVRHISGGFRYVKALGFRLEDRDIVQISMNMTNYKKTPLFRVFEVIKSEAERYGVPIVGSEIVGLTPLQALAEVAEHYLRLEKFSCSTILEKRVLDFIADRDK
- a CDS encoding FtsW/RodA/SpoVE family cell cycle protein — its product is MKRRVEFLLPAIMVSLMIFGLIVLYSATFGDREEYLFGRQLVWVLLSCAVFVFTAYVVKRGFWKSISFLLVFLSVVTLGAVLYLAPVEGSRRWIDLGIASFQPSELAKFSVIIFLGYIYSREGKSKYGLFFLGVLVTGAFVGLIYLEPDLGTTIIVMVIWYFMTLVSKKYDKLMIAMTALIALLVPIVFMFGLKPYQRDRLLSFLHPEEYASGAAYNTIQAIRAIGSGGLEGTGMLQGTMNRFGYVPADHTDFIFSVLGEEWGFIGAVSLLALYLLLMWRIWSITRKTGSEFGRIVLSGIFAVFAFHVVQNVGMNLGLLPVTGIPLPFVSYGGSSSMIFALELGIVHSYTTEGVEYDKERRES
- the panB gene encoding 3-methyl-2-oxobutanoate hydroxymethyltransferase, producing the protein MNVREIAESKDKRKLSMVSAYSYFEAKFAEEAGIDIIVVGDSLGTLVMGKRDTLSVTMDEMIWSLKSVRRGSKNGFIVADLPFGSYQCSTERAVENVVAFLRHGANAVKIEGGFETADLIKYLVDRGFPIMGHIGITPQHASLVGEYHVQGRDEKSIKRLIESVNDLEEAGVFAILLEMVVEDVAKRLTEDTSVPTIGLGSGRYCDGQFLRWHDLLGINDESRPRYVKRFADLKSEIIEALSNFDKEVKSGTFPDEKNAFEGAEEI
- a CDS encoding biotin--[acetyl-CoA-carboxylase] ligase, with the protein product MMVGENVISFSEIDSTNRFAVDNLDRLPSGTVVWALAQTDGYGRHKRVWHSSRGGLWFSIVFKPTLIREPNEYTKIASVAIAETLLQLDFKSVRIKWPNDVLIDNRKVAGVLTEAVFTGRSLNAIVVGMGINVNNEMPDEIKQTGISLSAVKGDHISLESLLDRLLKRIEFLRKTYLIRGKSRYLTRRWKKYLAFAENDKITVSLHKDDKVTGIIKSITPSSLLIEQESGTVIEIKSGEVIL
- a CDS encoding S4 domain-containing protein — protein: MRIDKYLKANGIIKRRVVAKRAIEKGYVLRNNTPAKPSSEVRPYDIVSIRFSNRTLIVKVTEDFGSKVVQEIRE